In one Verrucomicrobiales bacterium genomic region, the following are encoded:
- a CDS encoding helix-turn-helix transcriptional regulator, producing the protein MGVSFEWHDFVLSERIDWARSFHPGSLEICLNLSGKGWVADRQRRIEFEEQTVGYYFSGDGKLEAAREPGEVHRFITIEFSSRFLSEQLGGQVGGLAGLVVDVVKSQRTDSAVGPSRRMTSGQLEIVRSLQRPPVYAAAQEVWYRGKALELAAAFLYEPPPEAELFCHRQQHVASERVGRVVELLRAGMAEPLSLERIAKAVGCSQFYLSRTFSRETGMTIPQYLRKLRMEKAAELLKSGKYNVTEAALEVGYNSLSHFSHTFHQTFGCCPGLFPAVKPPAR; encoded by the coding sequence ATGGGAGTCAGCTTTGAGTGGCATGACTTTGTGCTGAGCGAGCGTATCGACTGGGCACGGAGTTTTCACCCGGGTTCGTTGGAGATCTGCCTGAACCTGAGCGGGAAGGGATGGGTCGCGGACCGCCAGCGACGCATTGAGTTTGAAGAGCAGACGGTGGGGTATTACTTTTCGGGGGACGGGAAGTTAGAGGCAGCACGTGAGCCGGGGGAGGTTCATCGATTCATCACCATCGAGTTCTCGTCCCGGTTTTTGTCCGAGCAGCTGGGAGGGCAAGTGGGAGGGCTGGCAGGGCTGGTGGTGGACGTCGTGAAATCGCAGCGGACAGACTCGGCCGTCGGCCCTTCCCGTCGAATGACGAGCGGACAACTGGAGATAGTCCGGAGTCTTCAACGCCCCCCGGTGTACGCTGCCGCCCAGGAGGTTTGGTATCGAGGCAAGGCGCTGGAGTTGGCCGCGGCATTTTTATATGAGCCGCCGCCGGAGGCTGAGCTGTTCTGTCATCGCCAGCAACACGTCGCATCGGAACGTGTTGGTCGGGTGGTGGAACTGCTGCGTGCCGGGATGGCTGAACCCCTGTCCTTAGAACGGATCGCCAAAGCCGTGGGCTGCAGTCAGTTCTATCTGAGCCGTACGTTCTCGCGGGAAACGGGAATGACCATTCCCCAGTATCTTCGGAAGCTCCGTATGGAGAAAGCGGCCGAGTTGCTCAAGAGCGGGAAGTACAACGTTACTGAGGCCGCTTTGGAGGTGGGGTACAACAGCCTGAGCCACTTCAGTCACACCTTTCATCAGACCTTCGGGTGCTGCCCCGGTTTGTTCCCAGCTGTGAAGCCGCCGGCTCGGTAG
- the iscX gene encoding Fe-S cluster assembly protein IscX, with protein sequence MKLTWKDFEEIAWALMDKYPDQDPLKLSFPKLHKMVCELEDFGDAPDKSNEKVLENIQMAWYEEKK encoded by the coding sequence ATGAAACTAACCTGGAAGGATTTCGAAGAGATTGCCTGGGCGTTGATGGACAAGTATCCCGATCAAGACCCCCTGAAGCTCAGCTTCCCGAAGCTGCATAAAATGGTCTGCGAGCTGGAGGACTTTGGGGATGCGCCGGACAAATCAAACGAAAAGGTCCTGGAGAATATCCAAATGGCCTGGTACGAAGAGAAGAAGTAA
- a CDS encoding VOC family protein, with product MTPEPLPLPTLSPVLRVVNAAEALGFYVAVYGAKERYRLTDPKSGRIAHAELQIGDSVLMLTQSSEPQPSFEGTPPPSVQLSLGVADVDAVVQAAVRSGSTILRAPANQFYGYRCANLRDPFGFEWMLSQRIENLTPAEMQERWGRSATYK from the coding sequence ATGACGCCCGAACCACTCCCGTTACCCACGCTCAGCCCGGTGCTCCGTGTGGTCAATGCCGCCGAGGCCCTTGGATTTTATGTCGCTGTCTACGGCGCCAAGGAACGGTATCGACTCACCGATCCCAAGTCCGGCCGCATCGCCCACGCCGAACTGCAAATCGGGGATAGCGTGCTGATGCTGACTCAAAGCTCCGAACCCCAGCCATCCTTCGAGGGGACTCCGCCCCCCTCGGTCCAACTCTCTCTGGGAGTGGCCGACGTGGATGCGGTGGTGCAAGCGGCGGTTCGCAGCGGAAGTACCATCCTTCGCGCCCCTGCCAATCAGTTTTATGGGTATCGTTGCGCCAACCTGCGGGATCCCTTCGGTTTTGAATGGATGCTCTCGCAGCGCATTGAAAACCTCACTCCAGCCGAGATGCAGGAGCGATGGGGACGGAGCGCGACCTACAAATAA
- a CDS encoding sigma-70 family RNA polymerase sigma factor, translated as MPVSESSANAEPRGQASFRTTHWSLVKAAGGKPSEASAKALELLCRSYWFPVYAHIRRRGHGPEEAQDLTQGFFEELLGKNRLERADASRGRFRSFLLASANHYLSHEWEKQNAHKRGRGQKTISLDSLESEDRYELEAAVEASPDLLFDRRWARTILDRVFGVLRAEFDVAGQVKRFDVLKVFLLGERSDLPLADAAARLGMSEPAIKSAVHRLRLRFRDVFRAEIAETIDDAAEVDDEMRHLLRALREG; from the coding sequence ATGCCTGTCTCCGAATCCAGTGCGAATGCCGAACCGCGCGGCCAGGCCTCGTTCCGAACTACCCATTGGAGCCTGGTAAAGGCCGCTGGGGGCAAACCATCGGAAGCCTCAGCCAAAGCCCTGGAGCTCTTGTGCCGCAGCTATTGGTTTCCGGTGTATGCTCACATTCGACGCCGGGGGCACGGTCCTGAAGAAGCCCAGGATCTCACCCAAGGCTTCTTCGAAGAGTTGCTGGGCAAGAACCGACTGGAGCGGGCGGATGCCTCTCGCGGCCGATTCCGCTCCTTCCTACTCGCTTCGGCCAATCACTACCTCAGTCACGAGTGGGAAAAACAGAACGCCCACAAGCGGGGGCGTGGCCAAAAAACCATCTCGTTGGATAGCCTGGAGTCAGAAGATCGCTATGAACTGGAAGCAGCTGTGGAGGCCTCGCCCGACCTGCTCTTTGACCGTCGCTGGGCCCGGACAATACTGGATCGGGTGTTCGGCGTTCTGCGCGCCGAATTCGATGTCGCCGGGCAGGTCAAACGATTCGACGTGCTGAAAGTATTCCTCCTGGGCGAACGAAGCGACCTTCCCCTCGCCGACGCAGCCGCCCGGCTGGGCATGTCGGAGCCCGCCATCAAGTCCGCGGTGCACCGGTTGCGGTTACGCTTCCGCGATGTGTTTCGCGCCGAGATCGCCGAAACCATCGACGATGCGGCTGAGGTGGACGACGAAATGAGGCATCTGCTTCGGGCCCTACGTGAAGGCTGA
- a CDS encoding reactive intermediate/imine deaminase (has endoribonuclease activity on mRNA): MPTKTIIKPAQAAPALGPYNHGVRVGDLLFCAGQIPIDPQHPQAPFPPDIKGQTERVLDNVRLILADQHLSFANVVKTTVFMTNLTDFAGMNEVYSRYFTADFPARSTVQVAALPRGAQVEIEVIAHY; this comes from the coding sequence ATGCCAACCAAGACTATCATCAAGCCAGCCCAGGCTGCCCCAGCGCTGGGACCTTACAACCACGGCGTGCGGGTCGGAGACCTGCTGTTCTGCGCGGGCCAGATACCGATCGATCCTCAACACCCACAGGCCCCCTTCCCGCCGGACATCAAGGGCCAGACGGAACGGGTCTTGGACAACGTCCGGCTGATACTGGCCGACCAACACCTGAGCTTTGCCAACGTCGTCAAGACCACCGTCTTCATGACCAACCTAACCGACTTTGCGGGGATGAACGAGGTTTACAGCCGCTACTTCACGGCCGACTTCCCCGCCCGCTCCACCGTTCAGGTCGCGGCGCTTCCCCGAGGAGCCCAAGTGGAGATCGAAGTCATCGCCCACTACTGA
- a CDS encoding DUF1501 domain-containing protein, with product MSIEPQRSSAPRCPGKQTPALSRRDFLRRSSMGFGSLAFGGLATQHALSGTAETTRTHFAPRAKQVIFLFMDGGVSHIDTFDPKPELTRRNGEPAKWRADTLSQATSAGRKWLGSLWEFRQRGQSGLWVSDLFPHMAQIADDLCVVRSVVGETPLHGAQSLLLHTGRSIGAAPSMGSWVSYGLGTENAQLPGYVLLNNDWIPNGGFQNFASAFLPATHQATLVRARGTPVDNIQPADPIAIQRAKLEFLQEQNRASGKSKQTEESLEAAIQNYETAAEMQLSVPQLCDISREPQSVQRLYGVDRSNEFDRFYATQCLRARRLIESGVRFVEVTCPLTHSNNAPWDQHGELKLRHEENARITDQPVSALVADLKARGLLDQTLVVWAGEMGRTPHSSGKDGRDHHVSGYTIWMTGGGIRGGMTFGTTDEMGMSAVENPVNIHDIHATILHQLGLNHEHLTYRFGGRDMRLTDVHGQVIRKILT from the coding sequence ATGTCTATTGAACCGCAGCGATCCTCCGCGCCCCGATGTCCCGGTAAGCAAACCCCGGCACTCAGCCGCCGGGACTTCCTGCGCCGATCCAGCATGGGCTTCGGATCGCTGGCGTTCGGAGGACTGGCAACCCAGCACGCCCTCTCCGGAACCGCAGAGACCACGAGGACCCACTTCGCCCCGCGGGCTAAGCAGGTGATTTTTCTGTTCATGGACGGCGGCGTGTCGCACATAGACACCTTTGATCCCAAGCCGGAGCTCACCCGCCGCAACGGCGAGCCGGCGAAGTGGCGAGCCGATACCTTGTCGCAAGCCACCAGCGCCGGACGCAAATGGCTGGGCTCCCTCTGGGAGTTCCGACAGCGGGGCCAATCTGGGTTGTGGGTCAGCGACCTCTTCCCGCACATGGCCCAGATCGCGGACGATCTGTGTGTGGTGCGATCCGTGGTCGGTGAGACCCCGCTGCACGGAGCTCAATCCCTCCTCCTTCATACCGGCCGATCCATAGGGGCCGCGCCCAGCATGGGATCCTGGGTTTCCTATGGGCTCGGGACGGAGAACGCACAGCTTCCCGGCTATGTGCTGCTGAACAATGACTGGATTCCTAACGGCGGATTCCAGAACTTCGCCAGCGCCTTCCTCCCCGCCACCCACCAGGCCACGCTCGTTCGCGCCCGCGGCACGCCCGTGGACAACATTCAGCCCGCCGACCCCATCGCGATCCAGCGAGCGAAGCTCGAGTTTTTACAGGAGCAGAACCGGGCTTCGGGCAAATCCAAGCAGACCGAGGAGTCTCTCGAGGCCGCCATTCAAAACTACGAGACGGCCGCGGAGATGCAGCTCAGCGTGCCGCAGCTCTGTGACATCAGCCGAGAACCACAGTCCGTCCAGCGGCTCTACGGCGTCGACCGCTCGAATGAGTTCGATCGCTTCTACGCCACTCAATGCCTTCGAGCCCGACGGCTGATCGAATCGGGGGTGCGATTCGTGGAGGTCACTTGCCCGCTGACCCACAGCAACAACGCGCCTTGGGATCAACATGGCGAACTCAAGCTGAGACACGAAGAGAATGCCCGCATCACAGATCAGCCGGTCAGCGCGCTGGTGGCCGACCTCAAGGCCCGCGGGCTGCTCGACCAAACATTGGTGGTATGGGCCGGGGAGATGGGCCGCACCCCTCATAGCAGCGGCAAGGATGGAAGAGACCACCATGTGAGCGGCTATACCATCTGGATGACTGGAGGCGGAATACGCGGGGGAATGACGTTCGGGACCACCGACGAGATGGGCATGAGCGCCGTCGAAAATCCCGTCAACATCCACGACATCCACGCCACAATCCTGCATCAACTCGGCCTCAATCACGAACACCTCACCTACCGTTTCGGAGGTCGCGACATGCGTTTGACCGATGTCCACGGGCAGGTCATCCGAAAAATTCTGACATGA
- a CDS encoding protein kinase, translated as MTRDSSSRCPICGATLGAASTEGLCSACLVESVLASDPDEPAPSMPPDQPVPLVKILGEFELLERIGQGGMGVVYKARQAQLDRLVALKLIHSREVAGPDFAERFRIEARAAASLEHPNIVSVFESGEIEGQAFLAMRLVEGRSLDQAAAARTYTPEAAAKLVIKIAGAVHYAHQRGVLHRDLKPGNVLIDQDGEPHLTDFGLARLMEHDSTVTSTLATLGTPSYMAPEQASGGTARATTATDTYGLGAILFEALTGSPPFSGPTTYETVRRVLETDAPRPSILDSRIPADLDTICLKCLSKDPKHRYGTAQELAHDLQRWLNHEPITARPTTWIERTLKWTRRNPALAALIVVCVVGAAGFVAERSRAAQNLRLERDFSIQQQRRAEAVSARLLVEDADRQLGAGRPSHALALFAHLVRQSSSNYVAGSRIVSLLNHRNFALPLYSTQVSRGGVRSLHLNQSGDEAVMATADGHAVFFNTRDGHAVRQPLPHSSSILVARYSPDNQFLLTIGEEGSPRIWKSSTGDLIQTLRSETSGSRFAEFSPDGSQIATCGGVDPVKLWSWRTGKGVRELRNSQNISRARFSPDGRKIVTISYLDGSIRLWDLGTPEPEIVREAQLPSELSQVAWSPDGKRIAAQAEGYETVSILDVDTFKFIAGPFRHAAPISSVEFSRDSRLLCTTSDDRTARVWDLSNNLPLTEPLSHPAGVLGAEILPDSRSLLTVCEDGFVRLWDIDEGRSLSVPLPHPSAILHASFSPDGRSVATVANDNQLRLWNAAEARLIHELPLDVEPLHSVHFSPDSSRVAAIEGAKFVQRMEVREGNSAHVIDVRTGLRLVGPLPHGKRMTSAQFSRDSQYLLAASWSGKVTWSDLRHTNVGTEVVFSGSETARASSICSARLSPSQKEVLVALEFGRAELRSLSPPKLIGRFQHGKVVRWADFSPSGKHVITTSDDHTARLWKVDAFEQPLAVLSHDHFVLGAQFSQDETKLITYSSDRTARLWEVPTGRLLAEPLRHEDQVWSAFLTRDGTRAITTTWAGTLRVWDTRTGLPLTEPLGGGIWKKPFISQPDDARLSPDEQVVLCLFADRSARLIEVPRLPYRVPSWLADLAEAVAGQAFDADRRPLPVAMDSLIRLRERLSQPPLRESPDRLWEEWARWFFANRRTRTLNAWSSLTRESLRDTNGLTREPLP; from the coding sequence ATGACACGCGATTCCAGCAGCCGGTGCCCTATCTGCGGTGCAACCCTCGGTGCAGCCAGCACCGAAGGCCTGTGCTCCGCCTGCCTGGTGGAATCGGTTCTGGCGAGCGACCCTGATGAGCCTGCGCCGTCCATGCCTCCGGATCAGCCGGTGCCTCTGGTTAAAATCCTCGGTGAATTCGAGCTCCTTGAGCGCATCGGACAGGGCGGAATGGGTGTCGTCTACAAGGCTCGCCAGGCTCAGTTGGATCGGCTCGTCGCTTTGAAGCTGATTCATTCCCGGGAGGTGGCAGGACCCGACTTCGCGGAGCGGTTTCGCATCGAGGCGCGGGCGGCAGCCTCCTTGGAACACCCCAACATTGTGTCCGTCTTCGAAAGCGGCGAAATCGAGGGCCAGGCCTTTCTGGCCATGCGCCTCGTCGAAGGCCGGTCCTTGGATCAGGCGGCGGCCGCGCGGACGTACACCCCGGAGGCCGCGGCCAAACTGGTCATCAAAATCGCCGGAGCCGTTCACTACGCGCATCAGCGCGGAGTCCTTCATCGCGATTTAAAGCCAGGCAATGTATTGATCGACCAAGACGGCGAACCTCACTTGACCGACTTCGGCCTCGCGAGATTGATGGAGCACGACAGCACCGTCACCAGCACTCTCGCCACTCTAGGAACGCCATCCTACATGGCTCCCGAACAGGCCTCCGGCGGAACTGCCAGGGCCACTACCGCGACCGATACCTACGGTCTCGGCGCCATCCTTTTCGAAGCCCTGACGGGCAGCCCCCCGTTTTCGGGGCCGACCACCTATGAGACAGTGCGTCGCGTGCTGGAGACCGACGCTCCGAGGCCCTCCATCCTGGATTCCCGGATCCCGGCAGATCTCGACACGATCTGCCTGAAATGTCTCTCCAAAGACCCCAAGCATCGCTATGGCACCGCGCAAGAGCTGGCCCACGATCTGCAACGATGGCTGAACCACGAGCCCATCACGGCGCGCCCCACCACTTGGATCGAAAGAACCCTCAAATGGACAAGGCGCAACCCGGCGCTGGCAGCGCTGATCGTCGTGTGTGTCGTGGGCGCAGCTGGCTTCGTGGCAGAGCGATCCAGAGCCGCCCAGAATCTTCGCCTGGAGCGGGACTTCTCGATTCAACAGCAGCGGCGGGCCGAGGCGGTGTCGGCCCGACTGCTGGTCGAGGACGCCGACCGACAACTTGGCGCTGGGCGTCCCAGCCACGCCCTCGCGCTGTTTGCCCATCTGGTCCGCCAATCCTCCAGTAACTACGTCGCCGGCTCCCGCATTGTGTCGCTGCTGAACCATCGCAACTTCGCGCTTCCGCTGTACTCGACCCAAGTGTCACGCGGAGGCGTGCGCTCCCTGCACCTCAACCAATCCGGGGACGAGGCCGTGATGGCGACCGCCGATGGACACGCGGTATTCTTCAACACCCGGGACGGTCACGCGGTTCGCCAGCCGCTGCCCCACTCGTCGAGCATCCTCGTCGCACGCTATAGTCCAGACAATCAGTTCCTCCTCACCATAGGGGAGGAAGGATCGCCCCGCATCTGGAAGTCTTCTACCGGAGATCTGATTCAGACCCTTCGTTCGGAAACCAGCGGAAGCCGCTTCGCCGAGTTCAGCCCCGACGGTAGTCAAATAGCGACCTGCGGAGGTGTTGACCCCGTCAAGCTCTGGAGTTGGCGGACGGGAAAGGGGGTCCGCGAGCTTCGCAACAGCCAAAACATTTCGCGCGCCCGGTTCAGTCCGGATGGCCGGAAGATCGTCACAATTTCCTACCTGGACGGCTCGATAAGGCTGTGGGATTTGGGAACGCCCGAGCCCGAGATCGTGCGCGAGGCTCAGCTGCCATCCGAGTTGAGCCAGGTGGCCTGGAGCCCCGATGGGAAACGGATCGCCGCGCAAGCGGAGGGCTATGAGACCGTCAGTATCCTGGACGTAGACACCTTCAAATTCATCGCCGGCCCTTTCCGCCACGCCGCCCCGATCTCCAGTGTGGAGTTCAGTCGAGATAGCCGGCTCCTGTGCACAACCTCGGACGATCGAACCGCCCGGGTGTGGGACCTCTCCAATAATCTGCCCCTCACCGAACCTCTTTCACACCCCGCCGGAGTCCTGGGGGCGGAGATCCTTCCCGACTCCCGGTCACTGCTCACGGTCTGTGAAGATGGCTTTGTTCGGCTGTGGGATATCGATGAAGGACGTAGCCTTTCCGTCCCCCTGCCCCATCCCTCCGCGATCCTGCACGCGAGCTTCAGTCCGGATGGCCGAAGCGTGGCCACGGTAGCCAACGACAATCAGCTGCGCCTCTGGAATGCCGCGGAGGCCCGACTGATCCACGAGTTACCTCTCGATGTCGAGCCCCTGCATAGCGTCCACTTCAGCCCCGACTCATCCCGCGTCGCAGCGATTGAAGGAGCCAAGTTCGTCCAACGCATGGAAGTTCGTGAGGGCAACTCAGCCCATGTCATCGATGTGCGGACGGGCCTTCGCCTCGTCGGCCCGCTTCCCCACGGCAAGCGAATGACCAGCGCCCAGTTCAGTCGGGACTCCCAATACCTGCTCGCCGCCTCCTGGAGCGGAAAAGTCACTTGGAGCGACCTGCGCCACACCAACGTCGGAACCGAAGTGGTGTTTTCAGGTTCCGAGACTGCTCGTGCCAGCTCCATCTGCTCAGCACGGCTGTCGCCGAGCCAGAAGGAGGTGCTGGTGGCGCTGGAATTCGGTCGAGCTGAACTCCGATCCTTGTCGCCACCCAAGCTGATTGGGCGCTTCCAGCATGGAAAGGTGGTGCGCTGGGCGGACTTCAGCCCCTCCGGCAAACACGTCATCACCACCTCGGACGACCATACTGCGCGGCTTTGGAAGGTCGATGCCTTTGAACAGCCCCTGGCAGTGCTTTCGCACGATCACTTCGTGCTCGGAGCCCAGTTCAGCCAGGACGAAACCAAGCTGATCACGTACTCCAGCGATCGAACCGCCCGACTCTGGGAAGTGCCAACCGGACGCCTGTTGGCCGAGCCGCTGCGTCATGAAGACCAGGTTTGGTCGGCTTTCCTGACTCGGGACGGAACTCGAGCCATCACCACGACTTGGGCTGGAACGCTGAGAGTGTGGGATACCCGGACCGGCCTTCCCTTGACGGAACCGCTCGGTGGCGGCATCTGGAAAAAGCCATTCATCAGTCAGCCAGACGACGCGAGGCTAAGCCCCGACGAGCAGGTCGTGCTCTGCCTCTTCGCGGATCGTAGTGCACGTTTGATCGAGGTGCCCCGGCTGCCTTACCGCGTTCCCTCCTGGCTGGCCGACCTCGCGGAGGCTGTGGCCGGCCAGGCGTTCGACGCGGACCGGCGACCCTTGCCGGTGGCTATGGACAGCCTTATCCGACTGCGCGAACGCCTCTCTCAGCCCCCTCTCCGCGAGAGTCCTGACCGGCTGTGGGAAGAGTGGGCGCGCTGGTTCTTCGCAAACCGTCGCACCCGAACCCTCAACGCGTGGTCATCCTTAACGCGCGAGAGCCTGCGCGATACCAACGGGTTGACCCGCGAGCCGCTTCCCTAG
- the rmuC gene encoding DNA recombination protein RmuC — protein sequence MMSLVYLLVGVVLGGTIGWFIRSSSLPKAQRDDRLEEELRQQATQAQQSLAATRDQLTQSQTTAASLEATQRSALLQLEAAQVELVQSRSAQELLRDELRKTSESAATARAEAQAAVHQLAEQKVQHEQEQGLLREGQNRALADLREAFKALSSDALRQVQPEFLRLANETFAKFAEASKGDLSQRQQSIATLVKPLEEQLHSYQQRLQTAESSQSNLLGEIRKQLESLTQQSHSLSSETSQLRRVLSSNQARGRWGEETLRRVVEAAGMSTHCDFTEQAQSDDSKPDLLIHLPGERVIIVDAKVPDLEFLNGLESADEVSRSEALAEHANRLKQTIKALAERDYPAKFENSLDFVVLFLPAESLFSAALEGDRELMIWAQNRRILLATPSSLLAILRSVSVSWQHHAQTQNARDIATAAQELYGRVCKFIEHFERVRDGLEKATNAYNQAVGSYERQVRPSAERLKQLGGAIEGKEAEIIPPLETPLRLPPTTGIKEESSQTTLRT from the coding sequence ATGATGTCGCTCGTCTATCTGCTAGTGGGTGTCGTTCTAGGAGGGACCATCGGATGGTTCATCCGCAGCAGTTCCCTGCCCAAGGCGCAGCGGGACGATCGCCTGGAGGAAGAGTTGCGGCAGCAGGCAACTCAGGCCCAGCAAAGCTTGGCGGCGACGCGCGATCAGCTCACGCAGTCCCAGACCACCGCCGCCAGCCTCGAAGCCACCCAACGATCCGCGCTGCTCCAACTCGAGGCGGCCCAGGTCGAGCTTGTCCAAAGCCGTTCAGCGCAGGAGCTCCTGCGCGATGAGCTTCGGAAAACCTCCGAGTCCGCGGCGACCGCGCGCGCCGAGGCGCAGGCCGCCGTCCACCAACTGGCCGAACAGAAAGTGCAGCATGAGCAGGAGCAAGGGCTCCTGCGCGAGGGGCAGAACCGCGCGCTCGCCGATCTCCGCGAGGCATTTAAGGCCTTGAGCAGCGATGCCCTGCGTCAGGTCCAACCCGAGTTTTTGCGGCTCGCCAACGAAACGTTTGCCAAGTTCGCCGAGGCCTCCAAAGGGGACCTCTCCCAGCGCCAGCAATCGATCGCCACCCTGGTAAAGCCGTTGGAGGAACAGCTGCACAGCTACCAGCAGCGATTACAGACGGCCGAGTCCTCCCAATCCAATCTGTTGGGCGAAATCCGGAAACAACTCGAAAGCCTCACCCAGCAGAGCCATTCGCTCTCGAGCGAGACCTCCCAACTTCGACGTGTGCTGAGTTCCAACCAGGCGCGAGGCCGATGGGGTGAAGAAACCCTTCGCCGGGTCGTCGAGGCAGCGGGGATGAGCACGCACTGCGACTTCACCGAGCAGGCCCAGTCGGATGACAGCAAGCCGGACCTGTTGATCCACCTCCCGGGCGAGCGCGTCATCATCGTCGATGCCAAGGTTCCCGACCTCGAATTTCTCAACGGATTGGAGAGCGCCGACGAGGTTAGCCGCAGTGAAGCGTTGGCCGAACATGCCAACCGCCTCAAGCAAACCATCAAGGCCCTAGCCGAAAGGGACTACCCAGCCAAATTCGAGAACTCGTTGGATTTCGTCGTGCTGTTTCTACCGGCGGAATCGCTTTTCAGTGCCGCCTTGGAAGGCGATCGAGAGCTGATGATTTGGGCTCAGAATCGTCGGATCCTGCTGGCCACTCCCTCCTCGCTCCTGGCCATCCTCCGCTCCGTCAGCGTGAGCTGGCAGCATCATGCTCAGACCCAGAACGCTCGCGACATCGCCACCGCCGCCCAGGAGCTCTACGGAAGGGTCTGCAAGTTTATCGAGCACTTTGAGCGGGTCCGCGACGGACTCGAAAAAGCCACCAACGCCTACAATCAGGCCGTCGGCAGCTACGAACGCCAGGTCCGCCCGAGCGCGGAGCGACTCAAACAGCTCGGTGGCGCCATTGAGGGAAAAGAAGCGGAGATCATTCCCCCGCTCGAAACCCCACTGCGACTGCCTCCAACCACGGGCATCAAAGAAGAGTCCTCCCAGACCACTTTGAGGACCTGA